One Prolixibacteraceae bacterium DNA segment encodes these proteins:
- a CDS encoding DNA gyrase/topoisomerase IV subunit A encodes MNPKDIDTPQESLQEGDNIDDINETLHHAKYISGMYKDWFLDYASYVILERAVPYVNDGLKPVQRRILHAMKGMDDGRFTKVANIIGQTMMYHPHGDSSIGEALVQLGQKDLLVETQGNWGNILTGDSAAAPRYIEARLSKFALEIAFNSKTTDFQLSYDGRNKEPLTLPVKFPLLLAQGVEGIAVGLASKILPHNFIELIDASILYLQNKEFELYPDFPTGGYIDVSKYNDGLRGGAVRVRANIVKQDSKTLVIDQVPYGKTTSSVIESIIKANDKGKIKIKKIDDNTAANVEILVHLGTGVSSDQMIDALYAFTDCEISISPNSCIIDNEKPVFLDVKTILRRSCDHTLHLLKSELEIRKGELESQWHYSSLERIFIQERMYKDKAFEEASNIDEVVAYIDQRFDPWKETLKREILRDDIVKLLEIKMARILKFNLQKATDFILSIEEEIATIDKWLSNMVKFTIDYFRKIKKKYGKGKERKTEIRNFENIEATKVVVANEKLFIDRKEGFIGTSLKKEEYLFDCSDIDDIILFRRDGSYFVTKVSEKAFVGKNIIHITVFKRNDKRTVYNAVYREGKQGTTFMKRFFVSGVTRDREYNLMGDKPGSRLFWFSANPNGEAEKLKVTLKPKLRLKRLIFEIDLGTLAIKGRTSKGNTVTKNEVLKVTLKEKGASTLGGRKIYFDHDICRLNTEERGLFLGEFSGDNKILSISKMGDCTVHSYDLSNHFSSDIHKIQKLDPDKVFVVVYWDDDQQYYYLKRFDIDPTQKDTLSFIGDNPKNKMVAISDNEEAKIKITFGGKNENRLPEEIDATDFISVKSMKARGKRLTTFEVASIELVEPDVKEVPDNLDEQEDDVADDDNQMRLF; translated from the coding sequence ATGAACCCAAAAGATATTGATACACCTCAAGAGTCGTTACAAGAGGGAGATAATATAGATGATATAAACGAGACACTTCATCATGCCAAGTACATCTCTGGGATGTATAAAGATTGGTTTTTAGACTATGCATCTTATGTAATTCTAGAGCGTGCTGTTCCTTATGTGAATGATGGTCTAAAACCAGTTCAACGACGTATTCTTCATGCGATGAAAGGTATGGATGATGGACGATTTACTAAGGTAGCAAATATTATTGGTCAGACTATGATGTATCACCCTCATGGTGATTCGTCTATCGGAGAAGCTCTAGTTCAATTGGGGCAAAAAGACCTCCTTGTGGAGACTCAAGGAAACTGGGGAAATATCTTGACTGGTGATTCTGCTGCTGCTCCACGTTATATTGAAGCACGTTTGTCAAAATTTGCCCTTGAAATAGCATTTAATTCTAAGACTACAGACTTCCAGTTATCGTATGATGGACGAAATAAAGAGCCTTTAACTTTACCTGTAAAATTCCCACTGCTTTTAGCACAAGGTGTTGAAGGAATTGCTGTTGGTTTGGCTTCTAAGATATTGCCTCATAACTTTATTGAGTTGATTGATGCTTCAATCTTATATCTGCAGAATAAAGAATTTGAATTATATCCAGATTTCCCCACAGGTGGTTATATCGATGTCTCCAAATATAATGACGGCTTAAGAGGAGGTGCTGTAAGGGTCCGTGCAAATATTGTAAAACAAGATTCTAAAACCCTTGTTATTGACCAAGTACCGTATGGTAAGACTACCTCTTCGGTAATTGAATCTATTATCAAAGCAAATGATAAGGGCAAGATTAAGATTAAGAAGATTGATGATAACACTGCTGCGAATGTTGAAATTCTTGTTCATTTAGGCACTGGTGTTAGTTCTGATCAGATGATTGATGCGCTTTATGCATTTACCGATTGTGAGATCTCTATATCTCCTAACTCATGCATAATTGATAATGAGAAGCCCGTATTTTTAGATGTCAAGACGATTCTAAGACGCTCATGTGATCATACTTTGCATTTACTTAAGAGTGAGTTAGAGATCCGAAAAGGGGAACTAGAGTCGCAATGGCATTACAGTTCATTGGAAAGGATCTTTATCCAAGAGCGTATGTATAAAGACAAAGCGTTCGAAGAGGCTAGTAATATTGATGAAGTTGTTGCTTATATTGATCAACGTTTTGATCCTTGGAAAGAGACCTTGAAGAGAGAGATTTTGCGTGATGATATCGTTAAGCTTTTGGAGATCAAGATGGCTCGAATATTAAAGTTTAACTTACAGAAGGCTACAGACTTTATCCTATCTATAGAAGAGGAAATTGCAACGATAGATAAATGGCTTTCTAATATGGTTAAATTCACCATTGATTACTTCCGAAAGATTAAAAAGAAATACGGTAAAGGAAAAGAGAGAAAGACAGAAATACGTAATTTTGAAAATATAGAAGCGACCAAAGTAGTGGTTGCTAATGAGAAACTTTTTATAGATCGAAAAGAGGGTTTCATTGGTACCTCTTTGAAAAAAGAAGAGTATCTTTTTGACTGTTCTGATATCGATGATATTATATTGTTTCGTCGTGATGGAAGCTATTTCGTGACCAAAGTGAGTGAGAAAGCTTTTGTTGGGAAAAATATAATTCATATTACTGTATTTAAACGTAATGATAAACGTACTGTTTATAATGCTGTTTATCGCGAAGGAAAACAGGGAACTACCTTCATGAAACGTTTCTTCGTTTCTGGTGTTACACGTGATAGAGAATACAACTTAATGGGGGATAAGCCTGGTTCAAGACTTTTTTGGTTTAGTGCGAATCCTAATGGGGAGGCTGAAAAGCTTAAAGTTACTTTAAAACCAAAGTTACGATTAAAGCGATTGATCTTTGAGATCGACCTCGGTACATTGGCAATTAAGGGTCGAACATCCAAAGGAAATACGGTTACCAAAAATGAAGTTCTAAAGGTAACGCTAAAAGAGAAAGGTGCTTCTACTCTTGGAGGTAGAAAGATTTACTTTGATCATGATATTTGCCGATTAAATACAGAGGAAAGAGGTCTTTTCCTTGGCGAATTTAGTGGTGATAATAAAATATTATCTATAAGTAAGATGGGAGACTGTACAGTCCATTCTTATGATTTGAGCAATCATTTTTCTTCCGATATACATAAAATTCAGAAGCTCGACCCTGATAAAGTATTTGTAGTCGTTTATTGGGATGATGACCAGCAATATTATTATTTGAAACGTTTTGACATCGATCCGACTCAAAAGGATACATTATCATTTATTGGAGACAATCCAAAAAATAAAATGGTTGCGATTAGTGATAATGAAGAGGCAAAAATAAAGATTACCTTTGGAGGGAAGAATGAAAATAGACTCCCTGAGGAGATAGATGCTACGGACTTTATCTCTGTAAAATCAATGAAAGCTAGAGGAAAGCGCTTAACAACTTTTGAAGTTGCATCGATAGAGTTAGTTGAACCTGATGTAAAAGAAGTGCCAGATAATCTTGATGAACAAGAAGATGATGTGGCAGATGATGACAACCAAATGAGACTTTTTTAA
- a CDS encoding shikimate kinase: MVLGDKKINRVYLNGYMGSGKSTIGLKLAQALNFAFVDMDKFIEEKYFMSISAIFAKEGESGFREKERMALVELSQFDHVVIATGGGTPCFFNNIDVISETGVSVYLDTPIPILVQRLSQNNSQRPIVKGKSREELFHFIEGSLSERVPYYMRSTVVIHSDDTLTATTIIDHIEAVLS, translated from the coding sequence ATGGTGTTAGGGGATAAAAAGATCAATAGGGTATATCTAAATGGATATATGGGATCAGGCAAATCTACAATAGGTCTGAAACTTGCACAAGCATTAAATTTTGCTTTTGTCGATATGGATAAGTTTATCGAAGAAAAATATTTTATGTCTATTTCTGCAATTTTTGCTAAAGAAGGAGAGAGCGGCTTTAGAGAGAAGGAGAGAATGGCACTTGTGGAGTTATCTCAGTTTGATCATGTTGTTATTGCAACAGGAGGTGGAACTCCATGTTTTTTTAACAATATAGATGTGATAAGCGAAACGGGTGTTTCTGTCTATCTTGATACTCCTATTCCTATATTGGTTCAACGATTGTCTCAAAATAATAGTCAACGTCCGATAGTAAAAGGAAAGAGTCGTGAAGAGTTGTTTCATTTTATAGAGGGCTCTTTGAGTGAGAGAGTTCCTTATTATATGAGATCAACGGTGGTGATTCATTCGGATGATACCCTGACTGCAACAACAATAATTGACCATATTGAAGCTGTACTTTCATAG
- a CDS encoding LytTR family DNA-binding domain-containing protein → MKVLIIEDEELLAEELERNLMEIGSSTIHICDKLETVKESVEWLQVNTCDLIFMDVHLSDGECFDIFKQVNTSIPIVFLTAYDQYLHNAFHVNSIGYILKPYEIRSIVKVLEKYENISEFYEPSSPRLEENNGIIKGYLTRLMLRLGRVYKPVDIEDVSYFMSEDKHLFAIMNNGRRFYYDSTLRELENEVDPSKFFRVNRSYMVNKNCVSELVLYSKNRYRINLELDVEEIVLLSTSKVPQFKEWLLL, encoded by the coding sequence ATGAAGGTGTTGATAATTGAAGACGAAGAATTACTTGCAGAAGAACTTGAGAGAAACTTAATGGAGATTGGTTCTTCTACGATTCATATATGCGATAAACTAGAGACTGTAAAAGAGAGTGTCGAATGGTTGCAGGTAAATACTTGCGATCTTATATTTATGGACGTTCATCTAAGTGATGGGGAGTGTTTTGATATTTTTAAACAGGTAAACACGTCTATCCCAATTGTTTTTCTTACTGCTTATGATCAATATTTACACAACGCTTTTCATGTGAATAGTATTGGTTATATTCTTAAACCATACGAAATACGAAGTATTGTGAAGGTTTTAGAGAAGTATGAGAATATATCTGAATTCTATGAGCCTTCCTCACCTCGTTTAGAGGAGAATAATGGGATAATAAAAGGTTATCTAACACGCTTGATGTTGCGTCTAGGTCGTGTTTATAAACCTGTTGATATCGAGGACGTTTCCTATTTTATGTCAGAAGATAAACATCTATTTGCAATTATGAATAATGGTAGAAGGTTCTATTATGATTCGACGTTGAGAGAACTAGAGAATGAAGTAGACCCTTCTAAATTCTTTCGTGTGAATAGATCTTATATGGTGAACAAAAACTGTGTTAGTGAATTGGTTTTATATTCTAAGAATAGATATAGGATTAATTTAGAACTGGATGTAGAAGAGATCGTTTTGTTAAGTACCTCAAAGGTACCTCAGTTTAAAGAGTGGCTTTTATTATGA
- a CDS encoding histidine kinase, which produces MKIPSKVRIYLGIAFLILSVGVLYLFFLRNSLYEKAKEEGRRFNIIGASENLELIKSYFVDYESVITYFANYPHRQQEFPSLLKTYVDTEPTVVDGWYTELTDDSELSGWAIDRKKDGHEFYTIGPYLKNDSYYMDLGILSSDKDGPFILGITIDLYHFHDKVTKLDIHSSNYIEIVDPYGRYIYHPDIPFIGKKAETINDKNLLNKSGIEISEALRVGFSEYLQINVIRACREMSIGGHRWLLIGNTPELNYTEFIATIERILLWVLLIFVVCILSIVLISWYFSDREHRLRLRAEESLYQVKISEERRRKEMAVMELQLLKIGLDPHFIFNSLSSLIVLIPRNSDDACLFAKRLSNLFRFQLSTQMKELVSLESELSFTQDYFAIQKLRFGDRIAFEINFSDSSHLEDLKIPPGSLQLLVENALKHNIATKKEPLRIKIFERDEYIIVQNNLNLRTSETFSSNLGQRLMILRIKDFTDSPCRFYISDNFYLSEIPIVFNRS; this is translated from the coding sequence ATGAAAATACCAAGTAAGGTTAGAATATATTTAGGTATTGCCTTTTTAATCCTTTCAGTAGGAGTTTTGTACCTGTTTTTTTTGCGTAATTCTCTTTATGAGAAAGCAAAAGAGGAGGGACGTCGATTTAATATCATTGGAGCATCGGAGAATCTTGAACTGATTAAGAGTTATTTTGTAGATTATGAGAGTGTAATAACTTATTTTGCTAATTACCCACATCGACAACAAGAATTTCCTTCATTATTAAAGACTTATGTAGACACCGAACCTACTGTGGTTGACGGTTGGTACACTGAATTGACAGATGATTCTGAATTGAGTGGCTGGGCAATCGATCGTAAGAAGGATGGTCATGAATTTTATACCATTGGTCCATATTTAAAAAACGATTCCTATTATATGGATTTGGGTATTCTTTCCTCTGATAAGGATGGTCCTTTTATTCTAGGTATCACTATTGATTTGTATCATTTTCATGATAAAGTAACGAAGTTAGATATTCACTCTTCTAACTATATTGAGATTGTGGATCCCTATGGAAGATATATATATCATCCTGATATCCCATTTATTGGGAAGAAAGCAGAGACAATAAATGATAAGAATCTGCTTAATAAGAGTGGGATTGAGATTTCAGAGGCTTTACGTGTTGGTTTTTCAGAATATCTTCAAATTAATGTGATTAGAGCTTGTAGAGAGATGTCTATCGGTGGTCATCGATGGTTACTAATTGGTAATACTCCAGAACTTAATTACACTGAGTTTATTGCTACTATTGAACGAATATTGTTGTGGGTTCTGCTTATCTTTGTCGTATGTATTCTTTCTATCGTGTTGATTTCATGGTATTTCTCTGATAGAGAACACCGTCTGAGATTAAGAGCAGAGGAGTCTTTATATCAGGTTAAAATAAGTGAAGAGAGGAGGCGTAAGGAGATGGCAGTAATGGAATTGCAACTTCTTAAGATCGGTTTGGATCCCCATTTTATTTTTAATTCGCTAAGCTCTTTGATCGTATTAATACCACGGAATTCTGATGATGCATGTCTCTTTGCAAAGAGATTATCCAACTTATTTCGTTTTCAATTGTCAACACAAATGAAAGAGCTTGTTTCGTTGGAGTCCGAATTGTCATTTACACAAGACTATTTTGCAATACAGAAGCTTCGTTTTGGAGATAGGATTGCCTTTGAGATAAACTTTAGTGATAGTTCCCATTTAGAGGATTTGAAGATTCCTCCAGGATCGTTACAATTGTTGGTGGAGAATGCATTAAAGCATAATATAGCGACAAAAAAAGAACCTTTAAGGATCAAGATATTTGAGAGGGATGAATATATTATAGTTCAAAATAATTTGAATCTTCGTACTAGTGAGACGTTCTCTTCCAACCTTGGACAGAGATTGATGATCCTTCGCATTAAAGATTTTACGGACTCACCTTGTCGTTTTTATATCTCAGATAATTTTTACTTGTCCGAGATACCTATTGTATTTAATAGGTCATAA
- a CDS encoding zinc-dependent metalloprotease: protein MRNILIGSIFVFLLMNVESANAQFKWFGFGKKKQDTVSVVEKTPYEKKFSEAEIDSSFVDVLKKDSTSYYFQIPLHMMDRDLLVVNKLSKVPEKLNDAGLNQGIEFENLVVQFHLNPIQNKVYVMNYEPFISSPDKDNITKSVRRNYTKSILEYFKIEAYNNDSSAVVVKVNKIYDGSEKSFINVFGKIGIGTSPTKSYGYISKVKAFPKNILVKTVQTTKITGMESQARMTVEVTSNLVLLPKKPMTPRFADERVGFFSKKRWYFNDKQQEVEKRELISRWRLEPRDPEAYARGELVEPKKQIVYYIDPATPKQWQQPIIDGVKDWNVAFEKAGFKNAITCKIVTEDDKDFDIDDVRYSVITYAASDHSNAMGPSVVDPRSGEIIEADVIWWHNVLVAVQDWMRVQTGIIDSKSRDNVFSDEHMGDAVRFVSSHEIGHTLGLAHNMGASFSYDVDSLRSKSFTAHSATAPSIMDYARFNYVAQSSDHLEHITPKIGVYDKFAIGWGYHFTGVDDAHDEITWSRHCIEEAYKDLRCHYLPQQGMRDAVDPRAQIEDLGDNAVKASELGLVNLKKTVPLVESWTTKDGDNYVAAGRLMNGIIGQWHRYSYHVLANIGGVYQNNVVKGDGLLAYQYVPGNIQRDAVKYLEKNVLTFQPWLFHASIYKKVYPIKMSPVGYNEYEPTSSYYGALSYLLWDLLSDTRLHRMTLAKEEQGHNGYGPHQMLFDLYQHIFKKTIHGRSLNFEDRMIQKSLVDALIISSDRNASKVKGKKLQNDVVDSWLQVELPCFHTSCDHSSHSLDSNKKFKTGLRADDIVSCKRGTLLQIEKLMKIHRNQGDTATRNHYEDLILRINQSLRD from the coding sequence ATGCGTAATATTTTAATAGGATCAATATTTGTATTTCTATTGATGAATGTGGAAAGTGCCAATGCCCAGTTTAAATGGTTTGGTTTTGGTAAAAAGAAGCAAGATACAGTTTCTGTAGTAGAGAAAACCCCTTATGAAAAGAAGTTTTCTGAAGCAGAAATAGACTCAAGTTTTGTTGATGTATTAAAGAAAGATAGTACCAGTTATTATTTTCAAATACCTCTTCATATGATGGATAGAGATCTTCTGGTGGTAAATAAACTATCGAAGGTGCCAGAGAAACTGAATGATGCAGGATTAAATCAAGGGATTGAGTTTGAAAATCTAGTAGTGCAATTTCATTTGAATCCTATCCAAAATAAGGTATATGTGATGAATTATGAGCCTTTCATCTCATCTCCTGATAAGGACAATATTACTAAGAGTGTTCGTCGTAATTATACCAAGTCTATTTTAGAATATTTCAAAATAGAAGCCTATAACAATGATTCTTCTGCAGTGGTTGTTAAGGTTAATAAAATATACGATGGGAGTGAGAAAAGTTTTATCAACGTATTTGGGAAAATAGGAATCGGAACGAGTCCTACTAAATCGTATGGTTATATAAGTAAAGTGAAGGCATTTCCTAAGAATATCTTAGTGAAAACTGTTCAGACAACTAAGATTACAGGAATGGAATCACAAGCTCGAATGACAGTAGAGGTAACCTCTAACTTAGTTCTTCTTCCTAAAAAGCCAATGACACCGCGATTTGCAGATGAAAGAGTAGGTTTCTTCTCAAAAAAACGTTGGTACTTTAATGACAAACAACAAGAAGTAGAAAAACGTGAGTTGATCTCTCGTTGGAGGTTGGAGCCTAGAGATCCTGAAGCATATGCAAGGGGTGAATTAGTTGAGCCTAAAAAGCAAATTGTATATTACATAGATCCTGCAACTCCAAAACAGTGGCAACAGCCTATTATTGACGGTGTAAAAGATTGGAATGTGGCATTTGAGAAAGCTGGGTTTAAAAATGCTATTACTTGTAAGATTGTAACGGAGGATGATAAAGATTTTGATATTGATGATGTGAGATATTCTGTGATCACATATGCTGCATCTGATCATTCTAATGCGATGGGACCTAGTGTTGTTGACCCTCGTTCTGGTGAAATTATCGAAGCCGATGTCATTTGGTGGCATAATGTATTGGTTGCTGTTCAAGATTGGATGCGAGTACAGACAGGAATAATTGATTCTAAGTCAAGAGATAATGTGTTTTCTGATGAGCATATGGGAGACGCTGTGCGCTTTGTTTCATCACATGAAATAGGACATACCTTAGGATTGGCTCACAATATGGGAGCATCTTTCTCATATGATGTAGACTCTTTGAGAAGCAAAAGTTTTACTGCGCATTCTGCTACAGCACCTTCTATTATGGATTATGCACGATTTAATTATGTAGCACAATCTTCAGATCATTTAGAGCATATTACTCCTAAAATTGGAGTCTATGATAAGTTTGCTATTGGCTGGGGATACCACTTTACAGGAGTGGACGATGCGCATGATGAAATAACTTGGTCTCGTCATTGTATCGAAGAAGCATATAAGGATTTAAGATGTCATTATCTTCCTCAGCAAGGAATGCGAGATGCAGTTGATCCTCGTGCCCAGATTGAAGATCTAGGAGACAATGCTGTTAAAGCAAGTGAACTGGGTTTGGTAAATTTAAAGAAGACAGTGCCTTTGGTTGAGTCATGGACTACCAAAGATGGAGACAACTATGTTGCAGCTGGTCGTTTGATGAATGGTATTATTGGTCAATGGCATAGGTACTCTTATCATGTTCTTGCGAACATAGGTGGGGTATATCAGAATAATGTGGTTAAAGGAGATGGCCTGTTGGCATATCAGTATGTTCCAGGAAATATTCAACGTGATGCCGTGAAGTATTTAGAAAAAAATGTATTGACTTTTCAACCTTGGTTATTCCATGCTTCAATTTATAAAAAAGTGTATCCTATAAAAATGTCTCCTGTTGGTTATAATGAATATGAGCCAACATCCTCTTATTATGGAGCTTTGTCATATCTTTTGTGGGATTTGTTGAGTGATACAAGGCTTCATCGTATGACATTGGCTAAAGAAGAACAAGGCCACAATGGTTATGGACCTCATCAGATGTTATTCGACCTATATCAACATATATTTAAGAAAACAATTCATGGTCGTTCATTGAATTTTGAAGATCGTATGATTCAGAAAAGTTTGGTGGATGCACTTATAATATCTTCAGATCGTAATGCATCAAAAGTGAAAGGAAAGAAGTTGCAAAATGATGTGGTTGATAGTTGGTTACAAGTTGAATTACCATGCTTTCATACATCATGTGATCATTCATCTCACTCTTTAGATTCAAATAAGAAATTTAAGACAGGCTTAAGAGCCGATGATATTGTCAGTTGTAAAAGAGGTACTCTATTACAGATAGAGAAGTTGATGAAAATTCATAGAAATCAAGGAGATACCGCTACCCGTAACCATTATGAAGATCTTATTCTAAGAATAAACCAATCATTAAGAGATTGA